One Panicum virgatum strain AP13 chromosome 3N, P.virgatum_v5, whole genome shotgun sequence DNA segment encodes these proteins:
- the LOC120666865 gene encoding uncharacterized protein LOC120666865 isoform X2, whose protein sequence is MFFILIPFSNRAAAFLQLVKLSKALADAETTVKLKPEWEKGHFRKGCVLEAMERYEEAIYAFQTALQHNPQNTEVSRKIKRLSQLPREKKRALDAESMRSNVDIGKNLDSLKTELAAKYGDAETGQSIFSFVVNVIELAIKDWHDTGKVDPRVNFLLDEQKTNTKKYLPVVNIDKAFESPQTHGECFTFLRQYAEDSFAKAACMVAAKSIISYPQVWKGQGSRKWKLEQSDGFFVQFESPALRKIWFVPSAKEKGQTLCRSPETLDIGIHEVLPRIFKEAAAA, encoded by the exons ATGTTTTTCATTTTAATTCCTTTCAGCAACCGAGCTGCAgcctttctgcagctggttaaGCTTAGTAAAGCACTTGCTGATGCTGAGACAACAGTCAAGCTGAAGCCAGAGTGGGAGAAG GGTCATTTCAGGAAAGGTTGTGTCTTGGAGGCCATGGAGCGCTATGAAGAG GCAATATATGCTTTTCAGACAGCTTTGCAGCACAATCCACAAAATACAGAAGTCTCGAGAAAAATCAAGAGGCTTTCTCAGTTACCAAGGGAAAAGAAGCGTGCCCTTGATGCTGAGAGCATGCGTTCCAATGTTGACATTGGGAAGAACTTAGATTCTCTGAAAACAGAGTTG GCTGCAAAGTATGGAGATGCAGAAACAGGGCAGAGTATCTTTTCGTTTGTTGTTAATGTGATAGAATTAGCAATAAAGGATTGGCATGACACTGGAAAAGTTGATCCAAGGGTCAATTTTCTTCTCGATGAGCAGAAGACTAACACTAAAAAATATCTCCCAGTGGTTAACATTGACAAG GCCTTTGAGTCACCCCAAACTCACGGTGAATGCTTCACATTTTTGCGGCAATATGCGGAGGATTCTTTTGCGAAGGCTGCTTGTATGGTGGCAGCTAAGAGCATCATCTCCTACCCACAG GTCTGGAAAGGGCAAGGATCCAGAAAATGGAAGCTTGAACAGAGTGATGGGTTCTTTGTACAATTTGAATCACCAGCTCTAAGGAAGATATGGTTTGTGCCCAGCGCAAAAGAAAAGGGTCAAACATTGTGCAG GAGCCCTGAGACCTTGGACATCGGCATCCATGAGGTCCTCCCCCGGATATTCAAGGAAGCAGCAGCGGCTTGA